A single Bacillus sp. HMF5848 DNA region contains:
- a CDS encoding pro-sigmaK processing inhibitor BofA family protein, which produces MEPIIVISVISALILLMLFIGAPMKPLQVIGQGLIKIMIGALFLFFLNSFGTYFGLHVPINIVTSIISGFLGIPGVAALAVIQLFILY; this is translated from the coding sequence TTGGAACCAATAATAGTTATTTCAGTTATTTCAGCTCTTATATTACTGATGTTATTTATAGGGGCACCAATGAAGCCGCTGCAAGTTATCGGACAAGGTTTAATAAAGATTATGATTGGTGCTCTTTTTTTATTTTTCCTTAATTCCTTTGGGACGTATTTTGGTTTACACGTACCTATTAATATTGTTACTTCTATAATATCCGGTTTTTTAGGTATTCCAGGAGTTGCTGCACTAGCAGTTATCCAGCTCTTTATTTTATACTAA
- a CDS encoding YaaL family protein: protein MVFKKKKGRLRKVYDEKVIANLHTSRELWMQKKKYVENSVEPSDTVRFEQKIAEAKYLFMLKEARLRNIVLKK, encoded by the coding sequence ATGGTATTTAAAAAGAAAAAAGGTCGTTTACGTAAAGTTTATGATGAGAAGGTTATTGCGAATCTCCATACTAGTCGTGAACTGTGGATGCAAAAGAAAAAATATGTTGAAAACTCTGTAGAACCTTCTGATACTGTAAGATTTGAACAGAAAATTGCTGAAGCAAAGTATTTATTTATGTTAAAAGAAGCCCGATTAAGAAACATTGTGTTGAAAAAATAG
- the recR gene encoding recombination mediator RecR, with the protein MHYPEPISKLIDSFMKLPGIGPKTAVRLAFFVLNMKEDTVLEFAKALVNAKRNLTYCSVCGHITDKDPCYICEDQRRDKSIICVVQDPKDVIAMEKMKEFTGLYHVLHGAISPMEGIGPEDIKVPELLKRLQDDTVQEVILATNPNIEGEATAMYISRLLKPTGIRVTRIAHGLPVGGDLEYADEVTLSKALEGRRDV; encoded by the coding sequence ATGCATTATCCAGAACCAATATCAAAGCTAATAGATAGCTTTATGAAATTGCCAGGAATTGGGCCGAAGACGGCTGTACGCCTGGCCTTTTTCGTATTAAATATGAAGGAAGATACTGTTTTAGAATTTGCAAAGGCACTTGTAAACGCGAAGCGTAATTTAACGTATTGCTCGGTATGTGGGCATATTACAGATAAAGACCCATGTTACATTTGTGAAGACCAAAGACGAGATAAAAGTATTATATGCGTAGTTCAGGATCCTAAGGATGTTATTGCTATGGAAAAAATGAAGGAATTCACTGGTTTATATCACGTATTACATGGTGCTATATCACCTATGGAAGGGATAGGGCCAGAAGATATCAAAGTTCCTGAGCTTTTAAAAAGACTACAAGACGATACAGTGCAGGAGGTTATTCTAGCTACGAACCCAAATATTGAGGGTGAAGCCACTGCTATGTATATATCACGCTTATTAAAACCAACAGGTATACGTGTAACAAGAATTGCACACGGATTACCAGTTGGGGGAGACTTAGAATATGCAGATGAAGTAACTTTGTCAAAGGCACTTGAAGGCAGACGTGATGTATAG
- the dnaX gene encoding DNA polymerase III subunit gamma/tau has product MAYQALYRAWRPQTFHDVVGQEHVTKTLQNALALGKISHAYLFSGPRGTGKTSAAKIFAKAVNCEQAPITEPCNECSACRGITDGSISDVIEIDAASNNGVEEIRDIRDKVKYAPSAVQYKVYIVDEVHMLSIGAFNALLKTLEEPPKHVIFILATTEPHKIPATIISRCQRFDFKRITSEAIVNRMQYIIDQQDIQVDKDALLAVARAAEGGMRDALSLLDQAISYSEKEVTVEDVLSITGAASQQWLSQLVQALIQKELPVALNLLQDIIANGKDATKLIEDLIFYFRDLLLFKTAPQLEQMLERVTLDPAFEENASLVSMPDIYQLIDVLNKGQQDMKWTNHTRIFLEVAVMKICQLNAAQEQSSSSVDNEHINRLIGRIEELEQQITTIKAQGIAVQTESQAEQKAKRTAPRATGRSSFKVPVGRVNDILSKATRQDLEIIKSRWGDLLETLKNQNRVSHAALLNESEPVAASGTAFVVSFKYEIHCKMAADDEGVRQNIEAILRNLTNKQYEMVGVPEDEWGKIREDFVRSQRGSAQEEEQEEDPLVSEAKKLVGEDFIEIID; this is encoded by the coding sequence TTGGCATATCAAGCTTTATATCGTGCTTGGAGACCACAAACGTTTCATGATGTTGTCGGTCAGGAGCATGTTACAAAAACATTACAAAATGCCCTCGCTTTAGGAAAAATATCGCATGCATATCTATTTTCTGGGCCGCGTGGTACCGGAAAAACGAGTGCAGCGAAAATTTTCGCAAAAGCTGTTAACTGTGAGCAAGCGCCCATAACAGAACCATGTAACGAATGTTCGGCATGTCGTGGTATTACAGATGGCTCTATCTCTGATGTTATAGAAATTGATGCTGCATCTAATAATGGTGTTGAAGAAATACGCGATATCAGAGATAAAGTTAAGTATGCGCCTAGCGCTGTACAATATAAGGTGTATATTGTAGATGAAGTCCACATGCTATCGATTGGTGCCTTTAATGCGTTATTAAAAACGCTTGAGGAACCACCGAAACATGTTATTTTTATTCTAGCTACAACTGAGCCTCATAAAATACCTGCAACAATAATTTCTCGTTGTCAGCGATTTGATTTTAAAAGAATTACGTCCGAAGCTATAGTAAATAGGATGCAATACATTATCGACCAACAAGATATACAAGTCGATAAGGATGCTTTACTAGCTGTTGCTAGAGCTGCGGAAGGTGGCATGCGTGATGCGTTAAGTTTACTTGATCAGGCCATTTCATATAGTGAAAAGGAAGTAACAGTTGAAGATGTTTTATCTATTACTGGTGCTGCTTCACAACAGTGGCTCTCACAGCTTGTTCAGGCGTTAATACAAAAAGAACTGCCTGTTGCTTTAAATTTATTACAGGACATAATTGCAAATGGTAAAGATGCAACAAAATTAATAGAAGATTTAATTTTTTACTTCCGTGATTTATTACTATTTAAAACAGCACCCCAACTCGAACAAATGTTAGAGCGAGTTACATTAGACCCTGCATTTGAAGAAAATGCTTCCCTTGTTTCTATGCCTGATATATATCAATTAATTGATGTTTTAAATAAAGGACAACAGGATATGAAATGGACTAATCATACTCGTATCTTCTTAGAAGTGGCTGTTATGAAAATATGTCAGCTTAATGCTGCACAAGAACAATCTTCGTCTAGTGTGGACAACGAGCATATTAATAGGCTTATTGGACGGATAGAAGAACTTGAACAACAGATAACTACAATTAAAGCACAAGGTATAGCGGTTCAAACTGAATCACAAGCTGAACAAAAAGCTAAGCGTACTGCTCCACGAGCTACGGGGAGAAGTTCTTTCAAAGTTCCTGTAGGAAGAGTTAATGATATCCTTAGTAAGGCGACTCGCCAAGATTTGGAAATTATTAAGAGTCGTTGGGGAGATTTACTAGAGACTTTAAAAAATCAAAACAGAGTGTCACATGCTGCATTACTGAATGAAAGTGAACCTGTTGCTGCAAGTGGAACAGCATTTGTTGTAAGCTTTAAGTATGAGATTCATTGTAAAATGGCTGCTGATGATGAGGGTGTAAGACAAAATATTGAAGCTATTTTACGAAATTTAACGAATAAACAATATGAAATGGTTGGCGTTCCTGAGGATGAATGGGGTAAAATAAGAGAAGACTTTGTTCGAAGCCAACGGGGTAGTGCTCAAGAAGAGGAACAAGAAGAAGACCCTCTAGTTAGTGAAGCGAAAAAACTAGTTGGTGAAGACTTTATTGAAATTATTGATTAA
- a CDS encoding YbaB/EbfC family nucleoid-associated protein, with product MMRGGGGMGNMQKMMKQMQKMQKDMEKAQEELVEKTVEGTAGGGMVVVVVNGHKQVVEVKIKEDVVDPDDIEMLQDLVLAATNDALKQIDELVNSTMGQFTKGMNMPGLF from the coding sequence ATGATGCGTGGTGGCGGCGGCATGGGTAACATGCAAAAGATGATGAAACAAATGCAAAAAATGCAAAAAGATATGGAAAAGGCCCAAGAAGAGTTAGTTGAAAAAACAGTTGAAGGCACTGCCGGTGGTGGTATGGTAGTGGTTGTTGTTAACGGGCATAAACAAGTTGTAGAAGTGAAAATTAAAGAGGATGTCGTAGATCCAGATGATATCGAAATGCTACAAGATTTAGTACTTGCCGCAACAAACGATGCTTTAAAACAAATTGATGAGTTAGTTAATTCAACAATGGGACAATTTACGAAAGGCATGAATATGCCAGGTTTATTCTAA